GCGTCGCGGCGGGGCTGGTCTTTGCGGCTTTGGGGAAGGTCGAGGAGACCGCCGCCGGTGTGGCGGTAGTGCAGCGGGCCGGTGCGGGGGACCCGCGGCTGACCTGCGGTACCACCGACCCAGTGCCGGCCCGATGGATGGCGACGGTGCTGGTGCCGGCGCGCTTCCTGCCGCGGCTCGAGCCGGGAATGCCTCTGTGGCTGGACGTCGAGGGGGTGGCGGAGACGCCGTTCTCCCTGGTCATTGGGGAGGTAGAGCCGCGGGCGTGGTGGCCTCGGCAGATCGCGGCGGGGGAGGCCGCAGACCCCGGCGGAGCTGAAGCCCTCGGCGGAACCGAGGCTGCTCTGGCGAAGATCGAGGCCGGTGCGGGGCCGGTAGCGGTGGTGCGGGCGGCGATCTGCCCGCCGCCGGGAACTCGCCTCTTCGACGGATTGCCGGGCCGGGGAGAGATCGTCCTCGGTTCCCAGTCCATTCTCCAGACTCTGGTGCCGGCGCTGGCTCCGGTGAGGTCCGAGGATGGCTGAGGCCGAATCCGGCGCCTCGCTGCGCGACCGCTTCCCGGCGCTGGCCCGGCTGGGCTTTCCCCGGCGCCGGCGGCGCATTCCCTTGGTGCATCAGACCACCGGTACGGATTGCGGCCCCGCCTGTCTGGCCATGGTGCTGGCCTACCACGGCAAGATCATGCCGCTGGACGAGCTGCGCCAGGTGGCCGGTGGTGGCAACCGCGGTGCCGACGCCCTGGCGCTGCTGGAGACCGCTCGCTGGCTCGGGCTGCGAGGTCGCGGGGTCAAGGTCGAGAAGATCGAGGATCTCCAGCTGCTGCCGACGGGCAGCATCCTGCATTGGGGCTTCAACCACTTCGTCGTCCTCGACCGTCTGCAGGGCCGGAAAGCGCGGCTGGTGGATCCGGGGGCGGGGCGCCGCACGGTGGGCTGGGAGACCCTGAGCAAGGAGTTCACCGGCGTTGCGCTGGTCCTCGAGCCCGGCGAGGACTTCGAGCCCGGCGGCCGCATCCGGCGGGGAATCTGGCGCTATCTAGTGAAGCTCCTGGGCGAGTCGGGGCTGCTGGGGCGGCTGATCGTGACCTCGGTCTTGGTGCAGGGCTTCGTCCTCGCCATTCCGGTGCTCACCGGGGTGCTGGTGGATCGGGTGGTGCCGCGGCGGGACGCCAGCCTGTTGGCGTTGGTGGCGGTGGGCATCGCGCTGGTGGTGGGCTTCCATTTTCTGTCCTCGCTGGTCCGCGGGCATCTGCTGCTGCATTTGCGCACCCGCCTCGACGCGCGGATGACCCTCGACTTCTTGGAGCACCTGGTCGATCTTCCCTATGCCTTCTTTCAGGAGCGCGCCTCCGGCGACTTGTTGATGCGCCTCAACAGCAACAGCACGGTGCGCGAGATGCTCACCGGTGGGGCCCTGTCCACCGTTCTGGACGGGGTCATGGTGAGCCTGTTGTTGGTCTTGCTGTTGGTGGCCAGTCCGCAGATGGGCCTGTTGGTGTTGGTCCTTGGCTTGGTGCGGGTGGCCCTCTTCCTGCTCACCCACCGCCGCTACCGGGAGCTCATGTCCGACGCCCTGCACACCGAGGCGCGCTCCCGCAGCTACCAGGTGCAGATCCTCCAGGGCATCGAGACCTTGAAAGCCACCGGCGGTGAGCAGCGGGCGGTGGAGAGCTGGTCCAACCTCTTCGTCGACGAGCTCAACGTCGCCTTGGCCCGCGGCCGGCTCAGCGCCTGGGTGGACTCCTTGGGCGCCAGCCTGACCCTCGCCTCACCGCTGCTCATCCTTTTGGCCGGCGGCGCGCTGGTGCTTCAGGGCTCCCTCAGCCTGGGCTCCATGTTGGCGTTGGTGACCCTCGGCGTCGCCTTCCTCCAGCCTTTGGCGAGCCTGATGAACACCGCCTTTCAGCTGCAGCTGATGCAGTGCTACCTGGAGCGTCTGGACGATGTGATGCAGGCGCCCAAGGAACAGGACCGGGGCACCGCTCAGCGGGCCCGGGAGCTCCAGGGCGCGGTGGCCTTGGAGGGGGTGAGCTTCCGCTACTCGCCCCGGGCCGAGCGGGTGATCCAGGATCTGTCAGTGGAAATCGAGGCGGGGGAGATGGTGGCCGTGGTGGGTCCGTCGGGGGCCGGCAAGTCGACCCTCGCCCACCTGCTCAGCGCCCTCTATCGGCCGGAGGAGGGGCGGGTGCTCTACGACGGTGTGTCGCTGGAGGCCCTGGATTTCCGCTCCGTGCGCCGGCAGCTGGGCATCGTGCCGCAGAATCCGTTCCTCTTCGCCTCCAGCATTCGCTCCAACATCGCCGCCGCCGATCCCGGGCTACCCCTGGAGCGCGTCCGGGAGGTCGCCCGCATGGCAGAGATCGACGCCGAGATCGAGGCCCTGCCCATGGGTTACGACACCCTGTTGTCGGAGAACGGCGCTTCCCTCTCCGGCGGTCAGCGCCAGCGCCTGGCTTTGGCTCGGGCGCTGATTCAGCAGCCGGCGGTGCTGATCCTCGACGAGGCCACCAGCGCCCTCGACGCGGTCACCGAGGAGCGCATCCAACGGCGCCTGGAGGCTCTGGACTGCACCCGCGTGGTCATCGCCCACCGGCTGAGCACGGTGCAGAAGGCGGACCGCATTCTGGTTCTGGAGGCCGGCAGGCTGGCCGAGCAAGGCCGCCACCGGGACCTATTGGCGGCCGGCGGCGTCTACGCGCGGCTGGTGCGGGCGCAGCTGGGGGAGGAGTAGCTCGACCCTCAGTCCTGGTGAAACGTCTCGCCCTTGGCGGCCATGTCCCGCAGCAGCTGGGCGGGGCGGAGGCGTTCGCCGTATTGGTCGGCGTAGTGGTCCAGGCGCTCGACGATGTAGGCCAGGCCCTGGCGGTCCGCCTCCTTGAGCAGGCCGCCCCGGAACGGCGGGAAGCCGAAGCCGAAGATCACCGAGATGTCCACGTCCACCGGGTTCTCGATGACGCTGTCCTCCATGCAGTAGGCGGTCTCGTTGAGCATCTGCATCCAGCAGCGCTCGATGATCTCCTGGTCCGGGATCGCCGGCTCCGCCTCGGACCAGTCCAGGAGCTCGTAGACCGAAGAATCGACGCCCTTCTTCTTGCCCTTCTCGTAGCGATAGAAGCCTTTGCCGCCCTTGCGGCCGGTGCGGCCGTCGTCGAGCAGGCGGTCGAAGAGTTGGGGCGGCTGGATGCGGTCGCCGAAATACTCCTGGAGCACCTGGCTGACGTGGCCGCCAATGTCGATGCCCACCTCGTCGATGAGGGCCATGGGGCCGACGGGGAAGCCCCAGCCGGTGAGGGCCTTGTCGATCTGTTCGACGGTGGCGCCCTGCTTGAGAATCCACGAGGCCTCGTTGAGGAAGGGGGCGAGGACGCGGGTGGTGAAGAAGCCCGGACCGTCGTTGACCACCACCACTGTCTTGCCCATGCGCTGGGCGACCTGGACGGTTACCGCCACCGCCTCGTCGGAGGTGCCGGGGTGGCGGATGACCTCCACCAGCTGCATCTTGTGCACCGGGCTGAAGAAGTGCATGCCCACCACATTCTGCGGCCGGCTGCTGCCCTCGGCGAGGCGGGCGATGGGGATGGTGGAGGTGTTGGAGGCGAAGATCAGGTCGTCACCGGCCACTTCCTCCGTTTGCTGGATCACCTTGTGCTTGATGTCGACGTCCTCGAACACCGCCTCGACGACGAAGTTCAACCGGCTGAAGCTCGAATAGTCGACGGTGCCGTGGATGCGGCTCATGGCGAGGGTCAGGTCCACCGGCTTCATCTTGCGCCGCTTGACCAACCCCTGGAAGAGGTCTCGGCAATGCTTGAGGCCGCGGCCGACGCTCTCCCAATCGCGATCCTTGAGCTCCACCCGCACGTCCTTGTAGGCGAGCACCTGGGCGATGCCGGAGCCCATGAAGCCGGCTCCTAACACGCCGAGGTGAGAGATGTCCCGATCGCTCTGCTTGGCCAGGGCGGCGGCGCGGGCCTCGACGTCGTTCTTCATGAAGAAGATGCCCATGAGGTTCTTCGCCTCGTCGCTCACCACCAGCTGGGAGAAGGCCTGGGCTTCCAGGTCCAGAGCCTCCTCCAGCGGCAGGTTGAGCCCCTGCTCGATGACCTCGATGGCCTTCAGCGGCGCCGGGTAGTGGCCGCCGGTCTTCTCCATCACCCCCTCCCGGGCCTTGCCGAAGATCATCGACCGGGCCACCGGCAGCGCCGCCACGACGTTGGTGGCGCGGCTGGCCAGGGAACGCTTGCCCTTGTTGTGGCCCTGCTCCTTGCCCTGCTCCACCAGCTGCACCGCGGCGGTGCGCAGGTCCGCCGGATGGCAGACGGCGTCCACCATCCCCAGGCGCTTGGCCTTCTTGGCCTGAACCTGTTTGCCGGTGAGGATCAGGGGCAGGGAGTCGGCGACGCCGATGAGCCGCGGTAGCCGCTGGGTACCGCCGAGGCCCGGAAAGAGGCCCAGCTGCACTTCCGGCAGGCCGAGCTTGGTCTTGCCGTGGTCCGTCGCCACCCGCAGGTCGCAGGCCAGCGCTAGCTCCAGGCCGCCGCCCAGACAGGCGCCGTGGATGGCGGCGACGGTGGGGAAGGGCAGCTTGTGGATGCGCTGGCAGAGGGCGTGGCCCCGCTGCAGCATGGCCCGCACCGACTCGGCGTCGGAAAGCTCCTGGAGCTCCTCGATGTCCGCACCGGCGACGAAACTGTCCTTCTTACCGGAAATCAGCACCAGCCCCCGGGGGGGATTCGCCTCCAGGCGATCGAGGAGCGGATCGATCTGTTCCATGACCCGGGTCGAGACTGTGTTGACCTTCTTCTCCGGATCGTCCATCACCAGCCAAGCGATGCCGTTTTCAAAAGTCAGTTGGAGGGCGCCGGAGGCGCCGGAATGGGTCATTGGATCAGCCATGGAAAAAGTCTCCTGATTCGAGTCGAAGTGCGGATGAGCGGCCTCGGAAGAGGTTGTTCGACAGGGTCTATCGCCGAAAGGCCTGCCCATCTGCCATCGTAGGAGGCCATGCCGCAATGTGTCAAGAAATTGTCGTCCTCTTCGCCGGGGCCGCCGCGCTGCGGCAAGGGGGCGAGGCGCGCCACGCCGGAAATGCCTGTCGTATGATCAAAGGTCATGGGCAGGACCGCTGCAGCGCTGATCATCGGTAACGAGATTCTCACCGGCAAGGTGCAGGAGGAGAACGTCTCGGTGTTGGCCAAGGAGCTCTTCGCCCTCGGTGTGCGCCTGCAGCGGGTGGTGATCTGTGCCGACCAGGTGGAGGTCATCGCCCGCGACCTGACCGAGCTGCGGGAGAGCCACGACCTGGTGTTCACCAGCGGCGGCGTCGGTCCCACCCACGACGATGTGACGGTGCAGGCGGTGGCCCGCTCCTTCGATCGCCCGCTGGTGCGGTCCTTGGAGCTGGCGGGGCTGCTGGAACGCTACTTCGGCTCCCGCTGCACCGAGCGCCACCTGCGCATGGCGGATCTTCCGGAGGGCTTCCAGCTGGTGCGCTCCGGCAACGCCCGCTGGCCGGCGGTGGTGGTGGACAACGTCTACGTGCTGCCGGGGCTGCCGGAGGTCTTCCGCATGAAGATGCCCATCCTGCGGGATTGGTTGGGGGCCGGCGAGGCCTTCATCAGCCGCGCCATCTACACCCGTTGTGACGAGGCCGAGGTGGCGGACCTGCTGGATCGGTTGGTGGCGGACCACCCGCGGGTGGCCATCGGCAGCTATCCGGTGTGGAATGAGCGCCACTATCGGGTCAAGCTCACCGTCGACGGCACCGATCCCGAGGCCGTGGCCAGCGCTACCACCGCGCTGGAAGAGGCGCTACCGGAAGGGTCCCTGGTGCCTCCTCCCGAGAGCTGACTCGCACACTTTCCCGCCGCCCGATTCAGAGAAAAAATTCACATCGTTTCCGGCGTCTCCGCAAGTCCTTGCTGCGCGCCCGTTTCCTCGCCCCGGCGAGGCCCCGCGGAGGGGCTGGGCGGGCTGAACAGGCTTCCCGCCGCGGCTTTGGGGTGATACTAAATATAGGGGCCGGCTTGACAGGGGCACCTACATCTTGTAGGTTGTTCGATATGTCGCTATAAGGGACAACGGCGGCCCCAGCCTGCTGATCCGAGGCTTTCCGCGGCGGCGATTCGCGGATGTTTTCGGCCGGCGGGCTGTCTTCAGCTGCACGCCTGAAGAGCGAATTTGGAGCTTTCTTTTACCGTGATGACCATCCCCCAGCCTGCCAACCCGAAGGGCCCCCCTGACGGCCCAACTTCGGCACTGGCGGATCGGGTGGATGAGTCGCGAGCGCCCGGCCTCGAGATGGTTCTCGAGGCCCAGCAGGAAGTCCCGTGGTCTGGAGCCCCGAAGGAAGGGGTAGCCCGGAGCCGTCGGCAGCGACGGCTCGAGCCGGTTCCGCCGGCCAGTTCGTTCTAAGGGTTTCCGGCACCGATGGAGCATCGGTGCGCTCAGTTTTCATGCGCCGGTGGAGGCCATCGGCGTGTCTAGCAGGAGAGGTAGTTCAGCCTATGCGAGCGCTCAAGGTCGTCAAGCGTACGGGAGAGGTGGTCGGTTTCGACTCGGACCGAATTCGCAACGCCATCGTCAGAGCGGTGGCCGCCCTCGGCACGGAAGTGCCGGATGCCAGTCTCGACCAGATCGTCGACGACATCACCGACGAGGTAGACAATCGATTCAACGAGTTCTACCCGAACGTCGAGAACATTCAGGACATCGTCGAGAAGCACCTGGTGCGCCAGGGCCTCTACGAGATCGCCAAGGCCTACATCCTGTACCGGGCGGAGCGCCAGAAGGTGCGTCTGGAGGCCAAGCGGCGGGCCATCGAGAGTGCCCGGCTGGGCAAGCTGACGGTCAAGCGCGACGACGGCCGCACCGTTCTATTCAACGTCAAATACGTGCACGACGCGGTGCTGGCGGCGGCGGAGGCTCTGGGCTCGATGCCCGGGATCGACGTCCCGGACGTCGATCCCGTGGTCCGGGAAGTGGTCAACAACGTCTACGACGAGATTCCCACCGGCCGCATCTCCCAGGCCATGGTGATGGCGGCGGCGGCGTTCATCGAGCGCGACCCGGCTTATAGCTACCTCGCCGCCCGGCTGTTGCTGCGCAAGCTCTACCGCGATCACCTGCGGCGTTCGCTGCACGGCGAGGAGCTGGAATCGGCCTATCGCGGTGCTTTCGTCGAGGTGCTGCGCTCCGGCGTCGAAGCCGGCCTCTACAACCCCAAGCTGCTGGAATTCGATCTCGAGCGGATCACCGCCCATCTGCGTCCGGAGCGCGACGAGCTCTTCCACTACCTCGGCATCCAGACCCTCTCCGAGCGCTATCTGATGCGCAAGGACGACCGCATCCTCGAGCTGCCTCAGCATTTTTGGATGCGCGTCGCCATGGGCTTGGCGATCAACGAGCCGGAGCCGGAACAGCGGGCCCTGGAGTTCTACGAGCTCCTCTCCCAGCTGCGCTA
This DNA window, taken from Acidobacteriota bacterium, encodes the following:
- a CDS encoding peptidase domain-containing ABC transporter, with the translated sequence MAEAESGASLRDRFPALARLGFPRRRRRIPLVHQTTGTDCGPACLAMVLAYHGKIMPLDELRQVAGGGNRGADALALLETARWLGLRGRGVKVEKIEDLQLLPTGSILHWGFNHFVVLDRLQGRKARLVDPGAGRRTVGWETLSKEFTGVALVLEPGEDFEPGGRIRRGIWRYLVKLLGESGLLGRLIVTSVLVQGFVLAIPVLTGVLVDRVVPRRDASLLALVAVGIALVVGFHFLSSLVRGHLLLHLRTRLDARMTLDFLEHLVDLPYAFFQERASGDLLMRLNSNSTVREMLTGGALSTVLDGVMVSLLLVLLLVASPQMGLLVLVLGLVRVALFLLTHRRYRELMSDALHTEARSRSYQVQILQGIETLKATGGEQRAVESWSNLFVDELNVALARGRLSAWVDSLGASLTLASPLLILLAGGALVLQGSLSLGSMLALVTLGVAFLQPLASLMNTAFQLQLMQCYLERLDDVMQAPKEQDRGTAQRARELQGAVALEGVSFRYSPRAERVIQDLSVEIEAGEMVAVVGPSGAGKSTLAHLLSALYRPEEGRVLYDGVSLEALDFRSVRRQLGIVPQNPFLFASSIRSNIAAADPGLPLERVREVARMAEIDAEIEALPMGYDTLLSENGASLSGGQRQRLALARALIQQPAVLILDEATSALDAVTEERIQRRLEALDCTRVVIAHRLSTVQKADRILVLEAGRLAEQGRHRDLLAAGGVYARLVRAQLGEE
- a CDS encoding competence/damage-inducible protein A, producing MGRTAAALIIGNEILTGKVQEENVSVLAKELFALGVRLQRVVICADQVEVIARDLTELRESHDLVFTSGGVGPTHDDVTVQAVARSFDRPLVRSLELAGLLERYFGSRCTERHLRMADLPEGFQLVRSGNARWPAVVVDNVYVLPGLPEVFRMKMPILRDWLGAGEAFISRAIYTRCDEAEVADLLDRLVADHPRVAIGSYPVWNERHYRVKLTVDGTDPEAVASATTALEEALPEGSLVPPPES
- a CDS encoding 3-hydroxyacyl-CoA dehydrogenase NAD-binding domain-containing protein, producing the protein MADPMTHSGASGALQLTFENGIAWLVMDDPEKKVNTVSTRVMEQIDPLLDRLEANPPRGLVLISGKKDSFVAGADIEELQELSDAESVRAMLQRGHALCQRIHKLPFPTVAAIHGACLGGGLELALACDLRVATDHGKTKLGLPEVQLGLFPGLGGTQRLPRLIGVADSLPLILTGKQVQAKKAKRLGMVDAVCHPADLRTAAVQLVEQGKEQGHNKGKRSLASRATNVVAALPVARSMIFGKAREGVMEKTGGHYPAPLKAIEVIEQGLNLPLEEALDLEAQAFSQLVVSDEAKNLMGIFFMKNDVEARAAALAKQSDRDISHLGVLGAGFMGSGIAQVLAYKDVRVELKDRDWESVGRGLKHCRDLFQGLVKRRKMKPVDLTLAMSRIHGTVDYSSFSRLNFVVEAVFEDVDIKHKVIQQTEEVAGDDLIFASNTSTIPIARLAEGSSRPQNVVGMHFFSPVHKMQLVEVIRHPGTSDEAVAVTVQVAQRMGKTVVVVNDGPGFFTTRVLAPFLNEASWILKQGATVEQIDKALTGWGFPVGPMALIDEVGIDIGGHVSQVLQEYFGDRIQPPQLFDRLLDDGRTGRKGGKGFYRYEKGKKKGVDSSVYELLDWSEAEPAIPDQEIIERCWMQMLNETAYCMEDSVIENPVDVDISVIFGFGFPPFRGGLLKEADRQGLAYIVERLDHYADQYGERLRPAQLLRDMAAKGETFHQD